The genomic region AGCTGGGCTCGAAGCCAAGACAGACTCAAGAGACAGACGCAAAAGACAGACTCAAAGACCGGGAAGGACGCCGATGACCGTGCATACTGGAAGGCATTTTCTCCAGATTCCAGGACCGACCAACGTGCCCGACCGGGTGCTGCGGGCGATGGACATGCCGACGCTGGACCATCGCGGTCCGGAGTTCGCCGAACTCGGTTTCGCCGTCCTCGCCGGCATGCAGCGGGTGTTCCGCACCAAGCAGCCCGTGATCATCTTCCCCTCGTCCGGCACCGGTGCCTGGGAAGCCGCGATGGTCAACGTGCTCGCGCCCGGTGACAAGGTGCTGATGTGCGAGACCGGCCAGTTCGCCGTGCTGTGGCGCGGCATCGCCGACAAGTTCAAGCTCGACGTCGACTTCATCCCGAGCGATTGGCGCCATGGTGCCGATCTCGCCGAGATCGAGAAGCGCCTTACCGCCGACAAGCAGCACACCATCAAGGCGGTCTGCGTCGTCCACAACGAGACCTCGACCGGCTGCGTGACGCCGCCGCTCGACGTGCGCAAGCTGCTCGACCGGGTCAAGCATCCGGCGCTGCTGATGGTCGACACCATCTCCGGCCTCGGCTCGATCGAGTATGAGCACGATGCCTGGGGCATCGACGTCTCGGTCGCCGGCTCGCAGAAGGGCCTGATGCTGCCGCCGGGCCTCGGCTTCAACGCCGTCTCGGAGAAGGCGCTCGCGGTGGCCAAGGCCAACCCCGGCATGCGCTCCTATTGGGACTGGCAGGAGGTCATCGGCTTCAACAAGCTCGGCACCTTCCCCTATACGCCCGCCACCAATTTGCTCTACGGCCTGCGCGAGGCGATCAAGATGCTGGAAGAGGAGGGGCTCGAGAACGTCTGGACCCGCCACAAGCGCCACAGCGCGGCGACGCGCGCCGCGATCAAGGTCTGGGGCCTGGAGACGCAGTGCGCCGATCCTGCCGCGCATTCGCCGGCGCTGACCGGCGTGCGCGTGCCTGATGGCCATGACGCCGATGCCTTCCGCAAGGTGGTGCTGGAAAATTTCGACATGTCGCTCGGCACCGGCCTGAACAAGGTCAAGGGCAAGGTGTTCCGCATCGGCCATATCGGCCATTTCAACGATCTGATGCTGATGGGCACGCTCGCGGGCGTCGAGATGGGCCTCGATCTTGCAAAGATCCCGCACCGGAGCGGCGGGGTGTTGGCGGCCATGGACGTCCTGAAGGGACGCGACGTGGTGCCGATGACCAAGGCTCAGGTGGCTTAGAGGCTCAGGTGGCCTGAAGGCTCAGCTTGCCTGAGCCAACTTAGAGAAAAGAGAGCGCGCGATGAACGCACCGACGACCGCCAACGAAGACCTGCTCTACTCCGTCACGGACGGCATCGCGCGGATTACCTTCAACCGCCCGCAGGCGCGCAACGCACTGACGTTCGCCATGTACGAGCGCATGGCGGAGATCTGCCAGGAGATCAACGCCGACCGCTCGATCAAGGCGCTGATCCTGACCGGCACCGGCGACAAGGCGTTTGCCTCCGGCACCGACATTTCTCAGTTCCGTGCGTTCAAAACCGCGCAGGATGCGCTCGACTATGAGGCCCGCATCGACCGCGTGCTCGGCACGCTCGAGCAGTGCCGCGTGCCCGTGATTGCGGCGATCGCGGGGGCATGCACTGGCGGCGGCGCGGGAATTGCGGCGTGCTGCGACCTCCGCATCGGGACTGAAACGACGCGCATCGGGTTTCCGATCGCGCGCACGCTCGGCAACTGCCTGTCGATGTCGAACATCAGCCGCGTCGTCTCGCTGGTCGGCCCCGCCCGCACCAAGGATCTGATCTTCAAGGCGCGCCTCGTCGAGGCGCCGGAAGCACTGGCGCTCGGCCTCCTCAACGAAATCGTTCCCGACGTCGAGACGCTGCAGCGCCGCGCCGACGAGACCGCCAGGCTCGTGGCGAGCCATGCCCCGCTGACGCTTGAAGCGACCAAGGAGGCAGTGCGCCGCATCCGCCGCACGCTGTCGCGCGAAGAGGGCGAGGATCTGATCCTCAAGGCCTATATGAGCGAAGATTTCCGCGAGGGAATGGACGCCTTCCTCAACAAGCGCACACCGAGCTGGAAGGGCAAGTAGCGCATCTGCGGCTTGGCTTCGTCAGCCGAAAGTCATAGGCAGCGGGATACCCGCGTGCTTGAACTCGCTCGCATTAGTCCGCACAATGCGTCGAGAAGCAAAGCTAATAATCCAGGGGACGAAACTCGTGCGAATTCTTCTGAAAGCTGTCGGCGTTGCAGCGTCGCTATCGTTGAGCACGGCGGCCTTTGCCGGCTGGGAGCCGACCAAGCCGGTCGAGATCGTGGTCGCGGCGGGCGCGGGTGGCGCCTCCGACCAGATGGCGCGGATGATGCAGGCCGCCATCCAGAAGAACAATTTGATGAAGCAGCCGATTGTGGTCTCGCTCAAGGGCGGGGCTTCCGGCGCGGAAGCACTGATGTACATGAAGTCCAGCGAGGGCGACCCCAACAAGGTGCTGATCGCCTATTCGCTGATCTACATGCTGCCGCTGTCGGCGAAGATCCCGTTCAACTGGCGTGAGTTGACCCCGGTTTCGGTGATCGCGCTCGACCAGTTCGTGCTGTGGGACAACAGCGCGGGTCCCAAGACGGTGAAGGAGTTCGTCGCAGCCGCAAAGGCGGCAGCCGCGCCGTTCAAGATGGGCGGCACCGGCTCCAAGCGCGAGGATCACGTGCTGACCGTGTTCCTCGAGCAGAAGACCGGCGCGAAATTCTCCTATCTGCCCTACAAGTCCGGCGGCGAGGCCGCGACCCAGCTCGTCGGCAACCACACCGAATCCAACGTCAACAATCCATCCGAAAATCTCGAAGTCTGGCGCGCGGGCCAGGTGCGTCCGCTCTGCGTGTTCGACAAGGAGCGAATCTCCTACACCAGCAAGGTGACGGAGACGCAATCCTGGGCCGACATCCCGACCTGCAAGGAGGAGGGCGTCGATGTGCAGTATCTGATGCTGCGCGCGATGTTCCTGCCCGGCAAGGTCACCGCTGAGCAGCAGGCGTTCTATGTCGAGCTGTTCCACAAGGTGACGCAGACCGCGGAATACAAGGACTACATGGAAAAGCAGGCGCTGAAGCCGATCTTCCTCACCGGCAAGGACATGGTGCAATTCCTCGAGGAGGACGATGCAGTCAACAAGTCGCTGATGACGGAAGCCGGATTCGTCGCGAAGTAGCCGCCTCTTCTCCCCCGCCCCGTTCTTGCGGGGGCGCGACGAGCTTCGCTCGCGCTGGGAGGGTTGGGTGAGGGCTCTCTCCGCGAGTCCAATCCTCACCGTCATCGCGGACACTCCCGCTCACCCCAACCTCTCCCCGCAAGCGGGGAGAGGGAGGAATTGAACTTACTCCGTCCCCAACGGCTCATGCCCCAAACCGATCTTGAAATCGTCGTCGACGATCCGACCGCGCCCGAAGACGACTCGCCTTCCGTCGTCTCCTCCGGCACGATCCAGATATTCGTCTGTCTCCTGCTGCTCGCGCTGGCCGCCACGCTCGGCTACGACAATTGGCGCACCGGCGCCTCCTGGGATCTGACCGGGCCGGAGCCCGGCTATTTCCCGTTCTACCTCTCCGTCATTCTCGGTGGTGCCAGCCTCTACGGTCTGATCGTGGCGCTGGTCGCGCACCGCGGGGCACCCGACACCTTCGTCACGCGCGCGCAGGCCCGCCGCGTCATGGCGGTGTTCGTGCCGACGCTGCTGTTCTGCCTGGCGACGCAGTTTCTCGGCGTCTATGTCGCGAGCTTCCTCCTGATCGCCAGCTTCATGCGTCTCGTCGGCAAGATCGCGCTGTGGAAGTCGCTGCTCACCGCTGTCGTATTCACGGCGATCATGTTCGTTACCTTCGACGTCGCCTTCGACGTCATCATGCCGAAAGGGCCGCTCGAAGCGGCCTTCGGCCACTAAGGCGAGCCCGCGATGGAAGCTTTCGGCCTGTTGCTTCACGGCTTCGCCGTCCTGCTGACGTGGAAGACTCTCGTGCTGATGATGGTCGGGCTGGTGCTCGGCATCTTCGTCGGCGTCTTGCCCGGACTCGGCGGACCCAACGGCGTCGCGATCCTGTTGCCGCTCACCTTCACGATGGATCCGACCTCGGCGATCGTGATGCTGTCCTGCATCTATTGGGGCGCGCTGTTCGGCGGCGCGATCACCTCGATCCTGTTCAACATCCCCGGCGAAGCCTGGTCGGTCGCGACCACTTTCGACGGCTATCCGATGGCGCAGCAGGGCAGGGCGGCGGAGGCGCTGACGGCGGCGTTCACGTCCTCTTTCATCGGCTCGCTGGTCGCTGTGCTCCTGATCACCTTCCTCGCCCCGATGATCTCGTCCTTTGCCTTGAAGTTCGGCCCGCCCGAGTTCTTCGCGGTGTATCTGCTGACCTTTTGCTCCTTCGTCGGGCTGGGGCGCGAGGCCAAGCACAAGACGGTCATCTCGATGTCGCTGGGGCTGTTGCTCGCCGGCATCGGCATGGACACGGTGTCCGGCAATCTGCGCATGACCTTCGGCTCGTCCGAGCTGCTCCGCGGCATCAACTTCCTCGTCGCCGTCATCGGCCTGTTCGGCATCAGCGAGATCCTGCTGACGATGGAGGAGCGCCTGGCGCTGCGCGGACACGCGGCGAGCATTTCGTTGCGCGTCGTGCTGAGTGTGTGGAAGGACCTGCCGAAATACTGGGTGACGCTGCTGCGCTCCTCCTTCATCGGCTGCTGGCTCGGCATTACCCCGGGCGGCGCGATCGCGGCCTCCTTCATGGGCTACAACCTGGCAAAGCGTTTCTCCAAGGATCCCGAGAGTTTCGGCAAGGGCCGCATCGAGGGGGTGTTCGCGCCGGAGACGGCGGCGCATGCCTCCGGCACCGCGGCGCTGCTGCCGATGCTGGCGCTCGGCATTCCCGGCTCGGGCACCGCCGCGATCCTGCTCGGCGGGTTGATGGTGTGGGGGCTCAATCCGGGACCGCTGCTGTTTGTCGAGCACAAGGACTTCGTCTGGGGTCTGATCGCCTCGATGTATCTCGGCAACGTCGTCGGCCTCGTGCTGGTGCTGACGACGGTGCCGATCTTCGCCTCGATCCTGCGCGTGCCGTTCGCCGCGGTGGCGCCGATGATCGTGGTGTCCTGCGCGATCGGCGCTTATGCAATCCAGAACGCGATATTCGATATCTGGCTGATGCTCGGCTTCGGCGTCGTCGGCTACGTCTTCAAGAAGATCGGCATTCCGCTCGCACCGTTCACGCTGGCGCTCGTGCTCGGCAACCGCGCCGAGGATGCCTTCCGTCTGTCGATGATCGGCGCGGGCGGCGACCTCAAGGTGTTTTGGTCGAACGGCCTGGTGGGCTCGATCACAACCTTGGCGATCGTGCTGCTGTTTTGGCCTGTGATCGACGGCTTGCTCACCCGTGTCGGATTGACGCATCAGTCCAAGCAGGCGCCCAGCTAGGTAGAAGATATCCCCTGGATTCAGATACATAGGGGTGATGTCGCTCTAGGCTTGGGCGTTGCACGCCCCGATTGTTTCCGGTTGTTGCTGGCGCGGCACAGCCGTTGGGCGCTCCTCCGCGTATATTTTCATCATCAAATTGGGCGGAGGAATTGCCATGAAGCGGATTGTGATTGGAATGGCGGCGGCGATGTCGCTGTTTGCGACGGGCGCATTGGCTGCCGACCTAGGCGCGAGGCCATATGTCAAGGCTCCTGTCATGGTCGATCCGGTCTGGAGTTGGACCGGATTCTACGTCGGCGCCAATGGCGGCTACAGCTGGGGCCGCTCGCGCACCGACGTCTCCTACTTCAATTCGGCAACCGGTGCTGCGATCGTGCCGCCCGCCGGCTCCATCACCAATGCGTCGTTCGACATGAACGGTGCCATCGCCGGTGGCCAGGCTGGCTACAACTGGCAGAGCGCCAACTGGGTCTACGGCATCGAGGGCGACCTGCAATGGTCGGATGAAAAGGGCCGCGCCGGTTTCAATTGCGCTCCCACCGGACCTGCAGGAGGAACCTGTCTTCCGGGCCTTACCTTCCTTCCCGCCGGCGCCGCTGCCGGCACCTCGCTGACGATCGACCAACATCTTCAGTGGTTCGGTACGGTCCGCGGCCGCGTCGGCATCCTCGCGACGACGAAGGTGCTGTTCTACGGCACTGGCGGTCTGGCCTTTGGCGAGATCAAGACCACGGGCACGATGTCCGGCTTCACGCCCGCGGGTGTGGCGGTCGCCTCGATCGGCTCGAACTCGACGACGCGTGCCGGCTGGACCGCTGGCGTGGGCGTCGAAGGCAAGATCACCCAGAACTGGAGCGCCAAGCTCGAATATCTCTACATGGACCTCGGACGCTTCGGCTCTGGTCCGTTCACGCTGGCGCCGCTCTCCACGATCAGTGCCAACGTTTCGTCGCGCTTCACCGACCACATCCTGCGCGCCGGCATCAACTACCAGTTCGGTGGCCCGGTGGTCGCCCGGTACTAAGAAAAACAGAGGCGTCAACAAGAAGTAAAGCCCGGCTCACGCCGGGCTTTGTCGTTTCCGGCCTCGTTATTCGACCCCGCGTTGCCTGTTCATTGCTCCGCGAGTCGCCGGCCAACCTCTAACGAGGCACTCACACCACTTTGGCGTCCCTGAGCTTGGCGATCTCGTCCGCGCCGAAGCCGAACTCCTTCAGCACTTCGTTGGTCTGCTCGCCGAACTCCGGCGGCCGCGCCACCATCCTGCTCGGCGTGCGCGACAGCGTCATGGGCTGGCCGA from Bradyrhizobium lupini harbors:
- a CDS encoding enoyl-CoA hydratase/isomerase family protein, encoding MNAPTTANEDLLYSVTDGIARITFNRPQARNALTFAMYERMAEICQEINADRSIKALILTGTGDKAFASGTDISQFRAFKTAQDALDYEARIDRVLGTLEQCRVPVIAAIAGACTGGGAGIAACCDLRIGTETTRIGFPIARTLGNCLSMSNISRVVSLVGPARTKDLIFKARLVEAPEALALGLLNEIVPDVETLQRRADETARLVASHAPLTLEATKEAVRRIRRTLSREEGEDLILKAYMSEDFREGMDAFLNKRTPSWKGK
- a CDS encoding alanine--glyoxylate aminotransferase family protein, with product MTVHTGRHFLQIPGPTNVPDRVLRAMDMPTLDHRGPEFAELGFAVLAGMQRVFRTKQPVIIFPSSGTGAWEAAMVNVLAPGDKVLMCETGQFAVLWRGIADKFKLDVDFIPSDWRHGADLAEIEKRLTADKQHTIKAVCVVHNETSTGCVTPPLDVRKLLDRVKHPALLMVDTISGLGSIEYEHDAWGIDVSVAGSQKGLMLPPGLGFNAVSEKALAVAKANPGMRSYWDWQEVIGFNKLGTFPYTPATNLLYGLREAIKMLEEEGLENVWTRHKRHSAATRAAIKVWGLETQCADPAAHSPALTGVRVPDGHDADAFRKVVLENFDMSLGTGLNKVKGKVFRIGHIGHFNDLMLMGTLAGVEMGLDLAKIPHRSGGVLAAMDVLKGRDVVPMTKAQVA
- a CDS encoding tripartite tricarboxylate transporter TctB family protein; amino-acid sequence: MPQTDLEIVVDDPTAPEDDSPSVVSSGTIQIFVCLLLLALAATLGYDNWRTGASWDLTGPEPGYFPFYLSVILGGASLYGLIVALVAHRGAPDTFVTRAQARRVMAVFVPTLLFCLATQFLGVYVASFLLIASFMRLVGKIALWKSLLTAVVFTAIMFVTFDVAFDVIMPKGPLEAAFGH
- a CDS encoding Bug family tripartite tricarboxylate transporter substrate binding protein, producing the protein MRILLKAVGVAASLSLSTAAFAGWEPTKPVEIVVAAGAGGASDQMARMMQAAIQKNNLMKQPIVVSLKGGASGAEALMYMKSSEGDPNKVLIAYSLIYMLPLSAKIPFNWRELTPVSVIALDQFVLWDNSAGPKTVKEFVAAAKAAAAPFKMGGTGSKREDHVLTVFLEQKTGAKFSYLPYKSGGEAATQLVGNHTESNVNNPSENLEVWRAGQVRPLCVFDKERISYTSKVTETQSWADIPTCKEEGVDVQYLMLRAMFLPGKVTAEQQAFYVELFHKVTQTAEYKDYMEKQALKPIFLTGKDMVQFLEEDDAVNKSLMTEAGFVAK
- a CDS encoding outer membrane protein encodes the protein MKRIVIGMAAAMSLFATGALAADLGARPYVKAPVMVDPVWSWTGFYVGANGGYSWGRSRTDVSYFNSATGAAIVPPAGSITNASFDMNGAIAGGQAGYNWQSANWVYGIEGDLQWSDEKGRAGFNCAPTGPAGGTCLPGLTFLPAGAAAGTSLTIDQHLQWFGTVRGRVGILATTKVLFYGTGGLAFGEIKTTGTMSGFTPAGVAVASIGSNSTTRAGWTAGVGVEGKITQNWSAKLEYLYMDLGRFGSGPFTLAPLSTISANVSSRFTDHILRAGINYQFGGPVVARY
- a CDS encoding tripartite tricarboxylate transporter permease, which gives rise to MEAFGLLLHGFAVLLTWKTLVLMMVGLVLGIFVGVLPGLGGPNGVAILLPLTFTMDPTSAIVMLSCIYWGALFGGAITSILFNIPGEAWSVATTFDGYPMAQQGRAAEALTAAFTSSFIGSLVAVLLITFLAPMISSFALKFGPPEFFAVYLLTFCSFVGLGREAKHKTVISMSLGLLLAGIGMDTVSGNLRMTFGSSELLRGINFLVAVIGLFGISEILLTMEERLALRGHAASISLRVVLSVWKDLPKYWVTLLRSSFIGCWLGITPGGAIAASFMGYNLAKRFSKDPESFGKGRIEGVFAPETAAHASGTAALLPMLALGIPGSGTAAILLGGLMVWGLNPGPLLFVEHKDFVWGLIASMYLGNVVGLVLVLTTVPIFASILRVPFAAVAPMIVVSCAIGAYAIQNAIFDIWLMLGFGVVGYVFKKIGIPLAPFTLALVLGNRAEDAFRLSMIGAGGDLKVFWSNGLVGSITTLAIVLLFWPVIDGLLTRVGLTHQSKQAPS